The following are from one region of the Ischnura elegans chromosome X, ioIscEleg1.1, whole genome shotgun sequence genome:
- the LOC124171936 gene encoding uncharacterized protein LOC124171936, translating to MKFGLTLMLIRRLAVEISEINGITVPSVWKERKMAVGWSEACTLSRATAFNRTITAEFHKNIEECLLRVPTFADGTRIYMLEEASTTTVQKPRKVIAQKGYRQVSQVTSAEIGILVTTCCIVSASGTFIPPVMAFPRARLQPSLLTGSPPGTIALKSTSGWMSSDIFPEVMAHSSSIPIAQKKTRLF from the exons atgaaatttggccTAACACTAATGCTTATCCGTCGCTTGGCTGTGGAAATCTCAGAAATTAATGGCATTACAGTGCCATCAGtttggaaggaaaggaaaatggcAG TCGGGTGGTCTGAAGCTTGCACCCTGTCTAGAGCAACAGCATTCAACCGCACAATTACTGCTGAGTTTCATAAGAACATTGAGGAATGCCTTTTGCGTGTCCCAACTTTTGCTGATGGCACCAGGATTTACATGTTAGAAGAGGCCAGCACTACAACTGTGCAGAAACCAAGGAAAGTTATTGCACAAAAGGGTTATAGACAAGTGAGCCAAGTCACTAGTGCAGAAATAGGTATCCTGGTAACTACTTGTTGCATCGTGTCAGCATCTGGTACCTTTATCCCACCAGTCATGGCATTTCCTAGGGCTAGGCTTCAACCATCGTTGTTGACGGGCTCTCCTCCAGGTACCATTGCGTTGAAAAGTACATCAGGTTGGATGAGTTCCGATATTTTTCCTGAAGTGATGGCTCATTCATCAAGCATACCAATAGCTCAAAAGAAAACCCGTCTCTTTTAA